Below is a genomic region from Kribbella qitaiheensis.
GCCGATGGACTCAGCCAGGATCGCGCCGCCGAGCGGTGCGCTGGCTTTGGCGATGAGGACTGGTGTGGCGAGAGTTCCGGCAATGGTGGCGTAGCCGGTGGAGCCGTAGCGGTCGAGCAGGATGGCGGGGGTGGCGATGGATGCGACGCCGAATCCGAGTCCGAACAGGACCAGGCAGGCGATTGCGCCGGCAAGGTGGCGGCCGGTAATGGGCAGCAGCGAGATCGCGGCGCCTTGGATGACGAGGATGCCTGCGGCGATGGTGGCCATAGGCAACCACCGCGGCGACAAAGTCGTGACCACCCGTCCGGTCACCGACAGCAGGCCGAGCAGACCGGCCAGAGTCGCGGCGAGCGCAGGCGGGTGCCCGAGGGTGGTGAGGTAGAGGACGAGATGTACGGCGATGACGGCCAGCGCTGCGCTGTGCAGCACGAATGCTGCCGCGAGCAGCCAGAAGCCGGGGTCACGCAGGACCCGTCCCTGCGAAGCTGTCTGGTGGGCCCGTGCGGCCAGGTGGTGCCGGGGTGCTGTCTTGCGGACCGCGGTGGCGTGCAGCGGCACGGTGATCAAGGCGAGGACGCCGGCAAGAGTCAGCAGGGTTTGGCGCCAGCCGTGGGCCTCGACCAGGTGCCCGGTGAGCGGGATGAAGATTGAGCTGGCGAAACCGGCGACGAAAGTGATTCCCAGTAATGCCT
It encodes:
- a CDS encoding MFS transporter, producing the protein MDPGTTAAPSSARAGIGGRSGVPRRLVASLAITQTIGYGVLYYAFSALLGPMSRDLGITTATAAGALTTAVLVTGLMSVPVGRWLDARGGQALMTTGSLLGTAGVLGWSQVHTVAQLYGAFVVIGAASAMVLYEPAFAVVIAVTAPRSRTKALLGITFVAGFASSIFIPLTGHLVEAHGWRQTLLTLAGVLALITVPLHATAVRKTAPRHHLAARAHQTASQGRVLRDPGFWLLAAAFVLHSAALAVIAVHLVLYLTTLGHPPALAATLAGLLGLLSVTGRVVTTLSPRWLPMATIAAGILVIQGAAISLLPITGRHLAGAIACLVLFGLGFGVASIATPAILLDRYGSTGYATIAGTLATPVLIAKASAPLGGAILAESIGYRPLILAVAGACITAGVFLALPRRLQAPVPTAQRAVPDAADNSVAIEGRS